Within Telopea speciosissima isolate NSW1024214 ecotype Mountain lineage chromosome 8, Tspe_v1, whole genome shotgun sequence, the genomic segment tagccttcctacttgggggtgaaccatgtaaaaTCTGGTCTTATGTGattgtcttctctttctcttcatttttcttctgcaaaatcgcCATTCTAggcgttgtttttctaacacgAACTTCACGAACCCACTTGTGCTGAGATAGTCCCTGTTGTTCAATGGCTACAGATTTCAAATTAACAAACGTTCTGGCCTTGTTGTTGGCAAGGAAGCCAATAATTGGGTCTATAAATGATCATTGTCATCCTTGAATGCATCTTGGGATGGAAGGGTAAGAGGTTCCAACGAGATGGGTACCGACAGCTGTGGAAACCTCAATTTCATTCTGTAGGCCTGCTGAAGAAATTGTGTTACAAATATTTTGCATTATAGGGAGCACAAACTGGAACATTGCAGGGAGAACGAACTGGGCATTGCTAATAGTGGGATTGAGGGATTGAGTCGActgactttttttttgttttaaataaaaatttattgaagATTAAAAAGGGGGCAAACAAGCCTAAAGACAGCCCAAAGGCAAAGCAAGCTAAAGCTTAAAAAGGGGACTAAGTCCTAAAACATATTGGCGAGGGCAACAGGCCACTCGCTCAcccaagagaaataataaaataaggctaCGGGGGATCTGTGAGGCGCACCAAGGGGTCCTTATCCTAATCGATCATCAGGGGATCTCACAGAATATAAACCAGGCCGATCAAGAgccacacgggccaaaagagccTCCTCCTCTGGCGAAAAGGGAGATGGAATTTTTTGCAACCCCACTCCTAACTCCTCTTCAACCTGATGTTTTTCTACTGCCACGTCCACCGCCTTAACACCAAGATTTGCATTCCTTTGACTTCGAGTTCTGCCAATAACTGGAGGTGCCCTATAGGAACCCACACGACCACCACGAAGAGCATTCCTATGTCCATCATGATTTTTCCGACCCAACACCTGAGTCCACCCGCCTCGCACCTCCTCATGATCAGATTGGTCATAACCCGACCCACAACCAGCCAAACTTGGTAGTGTAGAGATGTTCAAGTTGTTATTAGTCTCTGTTAGAGAATTAATATCAACCTGGGCCACATGGGTAACCTTTTCCAAGTTTTGGTTCAAAGAGTCAAgactttgattttctttatgAACAAAATCCAAATTACTCCCCTCCAAAGTCATGTAATTTAATGAGGTGGGAGCCGCCAAAGTTGAATTTCTGTCCAAAGGGGGATCCTTCCTAGCTTCCATTATCGCAGCCGCCCGGTTTGGAGCTTCACCCCTGGCCACCCTAGCAGGTGCTTCAAACGCATCTTCTCCGGTGTACACTGCGCCCAGTTTGAGTCGACTGACTTCATTTCCAACAACAATATACTTGGTCtagtgcgtgtgtgtgtgtcacTTTAAGAGATGGAAGGAAATCAATGAGGGGGCCGGAGGATGGGGGAGAGGGAGATGGAATGGGAGGGGTGCTGAAGATGGAATAGGGGatagggaggaggaggaaatgaccaaaaatacccttacctTAAAAAGCTGGTAAGTAATGTGGGAAATAAGTCTGGTCACAACAGTGTGTTGTAAAAGggttggttacaaacagctttacccatatatatatatatatatatatatatatatatatagccttaCATTTCTCAGCGCATCTGAACCTCTAGATTTGTGAAGAGACTTAACAGCATACTTCAGTTAAACTTCGAGGTGGTAAAGCAGATTGCTATCCATTGGATGAAAATTATAGAAATTTACTGTTAGAAATTTTCGGAAACAGTCCCTTTCATGAAATCCAAAGGGTCTTCTACTTCACATAACATCTAGTTTCTCTCTGAATTGCTGTTCAGATGGTGTCTTTATTGTATCCATTAGAATCCACTATTCTATATTACCATTATacctaaaataaaaactttgaTTAGGCCTATagttaaaaacataaaataaattttattgcCTTTCTTCATGTCCTTCAGTGAAATGGCAATTGAGTAAGAACTCAATGgaaccccctctcccccccccccccacacacacacacaaaaaaaaacaaagggacaaaaacaaaatagatCAGGGGAGCTCATTAACACCACAaggaagaaaatattaaaaaaaaaattgcatacagaagaaaataaatatgttCCACAATGCACGTACAACATATGAAGTGTCTTTACATGGCAAATGAGTTGAGAAGGAATAGGcaaacagaaagaagggctatGAATAGTTTTTTAGAActggagaaaaaaaagaagaggactgGCCTTGACAAACCCAGTGTCAGGATTCTCCTCCCAGAATTCATCCAACTTATTCAATCAAGCTGCCCTCAGAACAAGGGTGAACTTATATAGGTCAGAAACAAACACTGAGTTTAACATGACCCACCATAAAAGTGGGGAAAAAGAAACCACTGAAGTGCGAGAACATTAAGAGCAGAGGGTATGTTTCTGTGTAAGCATTatccaaataaaaatttaatataaTTCATTGACATTATAACAGTGAGGACACTGAGAGCAGTGGATCTGTTGAGAATCATCATGACGCAGTGGGAGAATCGAGAACACAGGTTCTGCTGAGAATCATAGCTTGTACATTAGCTTTCCCTTCTACTAAAGAAATATTTAAACAGAAAACGGACTTAAAATATCAGGGTAAAATACAGGCCTTTAGATTTTGGTTTGGAGATTGTCCTTACGGGCATAGTTATGTTGGGAAGAGAATATCCTCTAAGGAGAAAAGGAGTTTGAAGAAAATTCCCAATTTCATAAATCAAGAAATAcgtaaaatctttttttttttaaccttattttttcaCACATAAAAATTTGTTAACTCCATTCAATAGAGAGAACTTTTATCACCCATGCTGAGACCCAAACCCAAGCAAATACCTCAAAACCAAAACTCTAAATATTTATAAATCATCCATCGAGATAAACATTAAAGAAGCAAAAAATTTAAACAGCTCAATTctaaaaacaattttaaaacAACAGTGTTACAGCATTGAATCAAATAATTTCTCAAAGGTTCTAACTAAGATAAAGAAGTGGACGCACATACCAGAAGATATCAAAGCAATGCAGGAACAGAAGAATGCCATTGATAAGAAGTTGGGATCTAAAGAAAAATCAGATGCGTTGTGGCTCACAATCTCCCATAAACTTTGAGTGAGCTTAGATATTTCTTGAACAAGCAACTAAATTGCAGAATCACAAACATTGTCATTGGAAACCATGGCTCTCTGTCATTTTCGCCATTAGATAAATAGACAAAAAAGGTAGTCACCCATGAATGGCCATTCAGTCACACTCAAGGTGGAAAGTGTAAGCACAGCTTTCAGTTCTTCAAGCTTGAAATCATCTTTCAGCAAATTAAGTGAACTTCAACTTGTCACCAATAACCTTTACAAGAACACTCCCCATCTTTAAAATGATGGAACCTATTCCTGTCCCTCACAATAATCTCTCTACTGAAAACTATAGATATGATCTTTGTAGCATCATGGCAATCCCCACAAACCCTTAGGTTTTTCACAATCCTTATGGGAACTTCTTCACCCAAACTGATCAAACCAAAAGCAATGGCTACCTTCTCACTATGTCTACACAGAGCATCCTCTTTGTCCTCTTCCTCTATATCAAAGAGAACAGGGTTAGTATTAGCCACATAACCTGACAGTTTTAACCTTCTTGAGATCTCTCCCAACATCACCTCGATCTCACCATACCTGGGGTGTGATTTGTCCCCTACAAAGAATTCGTGAACCTCACCACCAACCTCTATAACACTACAACCAGGGATCTTTCTGACCCCTTTAACTTTCATTAACTGCCTCACATTACTGACACTGTCCCAATCTTTAGAATCAGCATACATGTTTGACAGGAGCACATAGGCACCATGATTTTTATCTTCTAGCTCTAGAATCTTGCTTAATGCAAGCTCCCCTAGCTCCATGTTTCTATGGATTCTACAAGCATTAAGTAAAGCCCCCCAGGCACCAGCATGAGGCGTCATTGGCATATTATTGATAAAGATAAAAGCATCATCTAAGAGGCCAGCTCGTCCATATAAGTCAACCATGCACCCATAATGCTCAAGTTCAGGCTCAAGTCCATACACTTGGATCATCGAATCAAAATGCTTGCGACCTTTCTCAACCAATCCAACAACACTACAACCCCGTAAAACTGCAATGAAGGTCACTTCATTGGGCATAACACCTTCTTGTTTCATGAGGTCAAAAAGCTTGAGACACTCCTCACCAGCACCATTCATTGCCAACCCACCAATAGTAGCACTCCATGTGTAGACAttcttctctctcatctcccaaAAGACGTCCATGGCTCTACCCATGTTACCACATTTCGAGTACATGTCTATAAGTGCAGTCCCTAGTGTCACAGTCAGGTGATGTCTATTCTTCTCTATATATGCATGCGCCCATCTTCCTTGATCCAATGCACCTAAGTGGGTACATGCTGACAGGACAGAGACCATGGTAGCTTCACTAACTTCCACACCCTCCTTTTGCATTAAGTGGAACAGATGCAAGGCCTCCCTTGACCGACCACATTGCGCATACCCTGCAATCATTGCATTCCAAGCAATGGCATCCCTATAAGGTATTTCATCAAACAGCTTCTGTGCAAAATCAACCTCACCAGACCTAGCACAAGCACTTAGCATGGATGTCCGTGTTACCAAATCCGGCTCATAAATTTCTGAAAATAGTCTCCGGGAAAAATCAAGAAAACCCAACTTGGCATATGAATTGATCAACCCACTTTGAACATGTGGGTCTAATTCAAAACCGTGCTTTATCACAGTGGCATGAACAGCTAGGCTAGTCTTGGGTAAGGAGACGCGTGTACAGGTGCGAATGAGAAAAGTGAAGGTGTAGTTATCAGGAGAAAGATTGGAGCTTAGAATTCggtggaagaaatgaaagctcTGTTCAGGAATGGGGCCTTTGGAGTGGGCTCTAATCATGGAGTTGAAGGCGAAGAGAGTAGGATTATGGGACTGGTCAAGGAGCTGCTGGGAATAACCCACATTGTttgagtggtggagaactagTGAACCAAGAAACTGGGCTAAGAAGAAAGGGTCGTTAAGAAGACCATTAATGAGCAGTTGGGTGTGGATTTGCCTGATCTCTCGAAGGCCACTGCATGATTCAACCAGGGAAATCGTGGGGTGTTTGGTTATAGACCTTAAACTGCTCATAGTTGGACTTGTAGCAATGGTCTCACCTCTCAATCCGGTAAGGTATTGCAAAATTAACCTTAGACCGTGCTTCTTGAAGAATCAAACTTGTCACTGCAAGATTGTACTCCCCTTATTCACTACGCACCTCTGCAAATCACAAAGCCCTATTTCTCCGGCTGCAAGTCACGAAGCCCAGGATCAAAATCTCTGCAAGTCACGAACACCGCTGTAAGAAAGGTTCAAATCGCAAAAATCGGCAGAGGTATgagcttagttagtaagttcgggaatggCAATAAAACAggtacgtacggcaattaaaccgCTCAGAaaacaataatacttttcaaaaatccggcatAATAAAACGTGTACAGCAATCATACGGTACGTGTTTAAGCAAAAATACAGGCATATATTTACTATATAACAAACATGCAACCATGCCCTCCAAAGCCCTCCTCCTATTAAAAAGATTATGGATTAATACATATCCAATAATAGTAtggattcatgccaatcaccaGTCAGTGATCTGCTGAAGAATTCAGAAACAGGAAAACGGCATTTTGTAGACAAGTTCAGGTCTACAAATGAAAATGCCATTGTTCAAATAAGAAGTGCAAAAACGGCTTCGAATAACCATTGTTAGATTCATTCTTACTTAAAAAGCTGCACATTCTCACTCCATAGTtctcaagaaataaaaagataaaattataaaCAAGAGTAGAAACTAATCTgttaaagaaaaaatacaaatgGCCCAATAATTATCAACATATTTATCTTTCAGGGCTCTAATATCCATTGTTGATTCATTCTTACTTAACAAATTAGGGGTTAGGGGGAAGAAATACATTGAACCGTTCCTGAGTTCCTCTTTAAGATTaaaacctaagaaaaaaaaaacaatatacacACCATGGATCCAATATACCCAAAACCTTGAGCTGACTCGATTCCATCACAGGAGAATGCACAGGTGGAAAAACATATGTTTTAAGTAAAATTAAAACCTTTCAATAATACTGTGTTAAAATTTAATTGGAAAAAAAACCCATGAATACAAGCAAACAGAGACCAAAAATCAGACCATAAAGGCTGAGAAAATCCTTACAGATGGAGACGGAGAAGAGAGAGACTCGCTGCCGACTAAAGgcggaaaagaagaaggaggcaGGGCTCAATTGCTTCAGATGGAGTGTTCCCGACGCTGAAATCTCCGGCCGAACGGAGacggtgaagaagaagaaggagaactgAGTGTTTGTCTGCCGGTATTACCTTGGAACAGTGTTCCCGCCGCTGCAATTAATCGGGAacggaaatggagaagaagaaggggcagGGGGTATTGAGCCTTAGAGGAAGAAGACTCGCCGGCCGCTGTTGAGCTCAAACGGGAACGGTGAAGGCGAAGATGAAGGGAGCAGGGTTCAGAATTTTTCATTCGCAAACGGGAAGGAcgagggatttttttttgtttttttgggttttcataaaatgccccctgaactttcactaatttcaAATGTATCCCTACTTTTCAAACTATGTAACACTCTAGTCCTCCGCTCATTATACTATAACGTTTACTcgtttagtattttttttaccaTGATTAAAAGTTCTCTTGATagggtaaagtgacaaaaatgcctttacctagaaaaataacaaaaaaaacgTACATGATGAAGCAGATGAAGGGAATTTGGTTGTAGATAATACAGGTAGTGACTCTGTGGTAACCAGGGAGCGAACTTGGCTTCATGAACAAAGAATTGTCCAAATTTGAGCCTCCATTGATTATAGAAGGCGAATTAACTTGGGCAGTGttcttttcaacccaaaaatctTCAGAATTCAATTTGGTGTTAAGATATATTAAGCTATTTAGAGATGTTGCAGagcaatcaaatcaaacaaCCAGGACCTCACTTTCCCTAAAGGCTTAGGTTCTAATCGGGTTTTTCTGAGTCTAAACACATTCTCCAAGTTGTCCAATTGCAAACGGGGAGAATCAAGCTGGGAATTTGGAGAAACCGCATGGACCTTAGGGAGGGAAGAATCAACCGAATCAAATAGAtgttttggggaagaagggTTTTTTATTCTCCGAATCTACAATGCAAAACATCAACAAGAAAAGCTCTGAAACCCCATAAGGATGTTGATGATCAAAatttgggaagatgagttgcaggtttcccCTTCATCTGCTCCAACctgcaattttttctttttttcaaatcctaaacgatttggggaagatgagttgtaggtttttttttttcaagacaagggcatttttgtcattttacctTATCAAAGGCAGAATGGTCTAACCATGTTAAAAAAATGCCAAACATTAGAACATAACTTCCCAGACTAACGGGGGGACTAGAATATTATATAGTTTGAAAAGTAGGGATGCATTtgaaattagtgaaagttcaaggGGCATTTGTACGTTTGGGCAATTTAAGGGAAGCGTTTGAAGAaacctcttttttctttaactTAAACAAACTTAAAAGTACTATACATCTAATACGTATTTATATGCTACCTAATAAAAAACGTGTTTTTTACCTTATatatgtaagggtgtcaaaaccaaaccgaaaccgtttTTCGTAACCGAATCGAAcaatttaaaccaaaaccgGCAGGCTGGTccagttagggttttagaaatgacaccgtTTATTTAATCGGTTTGATTCGGTTTAGATCGATTAATCCAACGATTTCAAACcgtataatccaattaaaaccgattataaccaaaccgtctAACAGTTTAAAAAtctaacaactttttttttttatataaataaaaaatcaaaacctagcaagtagcaactactaagtaatcacgtttcttcattaatgatttcctttctcaaaaaaaaaaaaaactaataacttagtaagtaataagtaataactagtATTTGTAAATAGAGTAGTAAATGTGTATAGAACCGTCTAACCAAAACCGTGTAAAACcgtatagaaccatttaaccgaaaccatttaaaaactGTTTAATCGAAACCGTTTACTAAACAGTTTAGGTTTTGATTATGGTTAAACGGTCTCgttacggtttctaccctcaagcaaTTAAAATCGAAgtgaaccgaaccgtttaaccgaAATCGGACCGTTTAATACCCTTATATATATGGGCTTATATGGTAAAATATGTTTTATTGAATGAAATGTTCAGATACGTGTATAATACGTGTATTTACCAACTAAGGGTATGAGTTGAAGGGAGGCGGGCTTCTCATACGTTCAACTCCCATTATCGTATATGAAACGTACAATAATGGGTTATAACCATCCAGATGGCATCCACTATGTGTGGATCCCACCATGTGGGATGCCATCTGGATGGTTGGAACCCATTCTCGTACGTTCACGTACAAGAATGTGAACCCAACTCGAAAAGAAGAGGCTGGCATGGACAAAAGGCCCTTGAAGTCATaatggggaagaagaggaggagtcGTCTTAGCCGCTATCCTAGACCGGCTTGGAGTCTAAATCTCTCCCATGATTGTTCACCTTAGCGCCACCAACTCTAATCCCCTTAGCTTGGGGCTTGTTGTAATTAATTGGCTCAACTAAATCTACTGAGTAATGAGCAAGCTAGCAAACACATAACCGAACCGCATAGTATAGGACGTATTGGCAAACCGAATCGAGTAGCATAAGAGTGCATAAGAGGAAAAGGAGGTGCACCTTCGAGGTCCAGCCCCCAAGTTGTAGAAGGAGAGAGATGGGGatatgtaggggtgtcaataggTCAGTTCAGACCGGTTTTGGCTTCGGTTTAGTCGGTTTCAATGTGGAAATGGTGAattcgaaaccaaaccaataagtaAAATTTGTCAATTTAGTTTGGTTTCAGGTTGACTCAGACAACACtgtgcttatacattgtgaTAACACAGTTGCACTGGCTTTTGCGATACACCCCAAGTTTCATGGAAAGGCCAAACACAACATACGATATCATTATATTTGGAACATGGTTGCACAAGGTGAAGTGGGCTCGAAACATTTCTCCACTAGCAATATGCTAGTTGATCTTTTGACGAAGCTCATTGCTAAAGTTGTTTTCCTTGTTCATGTGAGGAACTTGGGATTGAGGCGGATTTGATATGTATCTTTCCTTCATTGGACACTTTATTGGATAGACATTTATTTGTATATCTgatctcatatatatatatatgagatatATTTGCTTGAGCGATATTGTGTGTACACATTTGTTTATTGTAAAGATGTTACCAGGCATTGAGTCGATGCACTCACATGGGTGACTCGCCTTAGCGCTTGAGGGTAGTGAACAAGATAAGCCCATGAGCATTTGTGCTTCGGAGCGCCTtcgttagagctaagatgagacttCTGGTCCAACATGGAAGAGACCACACTTCTATGTAGCCTGTGTAAAATCGAATGTGAGGTTTCAGgtagaaaccatgagggtgattGTTCTAGAAACTCAGGTTCGGTGCTTGGCACAGTGACCAGACTAAGATCCGTATGGCATTTATTTTTTGTGAGTAACATGCCCACTTCAGTGGGAGTTACGTCATAGTATACACATCATACTGTATGTGCTAGTACCGATCGATAGTAAGAGTGACAGAATGGATCTCTGCTTCGTCACTATGTTAGCcatgtggattatattaatctcTTTGTACTCTTATTACCTGAGACCATGTCATGAAGAAGACATCCAATGACACTACTTTGACGTactccttaggatcatggatgatgcggtccagcaGGACATGATTGAGAAAGCTGTTGGAGATAATCGGATTGACATCTAGGGCTTAAGGAAAACCATTTAGCATTACACCTTTGCTTTGTGACTCATTGCCTGGGCAActtgtcgtatttgtgatcaaCATaatcatgagtacattacatgcAAGGGGTTAGCACTGCTCATCATAAGGGATCGAGAGTGTTGGATTTGATGTagttggatcgtttggggtattttgagatTGTTTGAGAGTGATGTGTTATGTgggttagatggaagcttgatatagcACTCCTATTCTGTATTATCTCGTTAGgtcacatgcctcatttcctgTATGAAGAGTTAGTTACATGTTTGAAAGATGATTTGATGAACGATTGAGTTAGTATGCCCTGTGTA encodes:
- the LOC122670762 gene encoding putative pentatricopeptide repeat-containing protein At5g40405 gives rise to the protein MSSLRSITKHPTISLVESCSGLREIRQIHTQLLINGLLNDPFFLAQFLGSLVLHHSNNVGYSQQLLDQSHNPTLFAFNSMIRAHSKGPIPEQSFHFFHRILSSNLSPDNYTFTFLIRTCTRVSLPKTSLAVHATVIKHGFELDPHVQSGLINSYAKLGFLDFSRRLFSEIYEPDLVTRTSMLSACARSGEVDFAQKLFDEIPYRDAIAWNAMIAGYAQCGRSREALHLFHLMQKEGVEVSEATMVSVLSACTHLGALDQGRWAHAYIEKNRHHLTVTLGTALIDMYSKCGNMGRAMDVFWEMREKNVYTWSATIGGLAMNGAGEECLKLFDLMKQEGVMPNEVTFIAVLRGCSVVGLVEKGRKHFDSMIQVYGLEPELEHYGCMVDLYGRAGLLDDAFIFINNMPMTPHAGAWGALLNACRIHRNMELGELALSKILELEDKNHGAYVLLSNMYADSKDWDSVSNVRQLMKVKGVRKIPGCSVIEVGGEVHEFFVGDKSHPRYGEIEVMLGEISRRLKLSGYVANTNPVLFDIEEEDKEDALCRHSEKVAIAFGLISLGEEVPIRIVKNLRVCGDCHDATKIISIVFSREIIVRDRNRFHHFKDGECSCKGYW